The following proteins come from a genomic window of Winogradskyella sp. PC-19:
- the pxpB gene encoding 5-oxoprolinase subunit PxpB → MKYNLKYFQFNERSILIEWPPIIDDNVLFDVLNFKNKLLHKYIKVKVNIINTYNSILINYGLTIEDVYGKFSELKSIYSELEEHSLVKQKIWEVPVCYDDCFGIDLVTLSKEKKLPVAEIVQRHYLQIYTVYFIGFLPGFLYLGGLDESLHFNRKSSPNLNIKKGAVGIGGNQTGIYPQNSPGGWHIIGNSPINFFDIKKDNPCFAKAGDKIKFLPVSMEEYISISKDIESKTYNLKSLLIE, encoded by the coding sequence TTGAAGTATAATCTTAAATATTTTCAATTCAATGAGCGTTCTATTTTAATTGAATGGCCACCAATAATTGATGATAATGTGCTATTTGATGTCCTAAATTTCAAAAATAAATTACTTCACAAGTATATTAAAGTAAAAGTTAATATAATTAACACATATAATTCAATATTAATTAATTATGGTTTAACTATTGAAGATGTCTATGGTAAGTTTTCTGAACTTAAATCCATATATTCTGAATTAGAAGAACACAGTTTAGTAAAACAGAAAATTTGGGAAGTTCCTGTTTGTTATGATGACTGTTTTGGAATAGATTTAGTCACTTTATCAAAAGAGAAAAAGTTACCAGTAGCTGAAATTGTCCAACGTCATTATCTGCAAATTTACACAGTATATTTTATAGGCTTCTTACCTGGTTTTTTATACTTAGGTGGCTTGGATGAATCACTGCATTTTAATCGTAAATCTTCACCAAATTTAAACATTAAAAAAGGTGCTGTTGGAATAGGTGGAAATCAAACCGGAATTTACCCTCAAAACTCACCTGGCGGATGGCATATTATTGGTAATTCTCCAATCAATTTTTTCGATATAAAAAAAGATAATCCATGCTTTGCAAAAGCTGGTGATAAAATAAAATTTCTGCCGGTTTCTATGGAAGAATATATATCTATTTCTAAAGATATTGAATCAAAAACGTATAACCTTAAAAGCCTGTTGATAGAATGA
- a CDS encoding L-serine ammonia-lyase gives MESISVFDMLSIGVGPSSSHTLGPWRAAKQWIKYLQSRELFTGVASVKVELFGSLALTGKGHATDIAVLMGLLGTDPVTFDIANIQNQVDLVKTSKILMLNFEKEIPFDFEKNIKFNRKFLEFHPNGVKFTATMRNGKNRSQTYYSIGGGFIVQKERKRAKIQVEKFQAFPFPIQKATEILEHCHAENLTISELVYKNELSLRDPDRIDTKLKAIWDVMLDSMYVGCHTKGILPGGLNVTRRAFDKHEKLKGSKPYNDAYEWIESIRSTEVKFREILKWVSCFALAVNEVNASLGRVVTAPTNGSAGVIPSVLMYYMVIENHDANFDDVRKFLLVAGEIGSLFKKNATISAAMGGCQAEIGVSSAMAAAALTELMGGTPEQVLIAAEIAMEHHLGLTCDPIGGLVQIPCIERNAMGAIKAISASELALDSDPKNVKVPLDKVIQTMWETAKDMSSKYKETSEGGLAVGVNMADC, from the coding sequence ATGGAAAGTATTTCTGTTTTTGATATGCTAAGTATTGGTGTTGGTCCTTCGAGCTCACACACACTCGGTCCTTGGCGAGCAGCTAAGCAATGGATTAAATATCTTCAGAGTAGAGAGTTATTCACTGGTGTAGCTTCAGTAAAAGTAGAATTGTTTGGCTCTTTGGCTCTAACTGGCAAAGGTCATGCTACAGACATTGCTGTTTTAATGGGGCTTTTGGGTACTGACCCTGTGACTTTTGATATTGCTAATATTCAGAATCAAGTAGACTTGGTTAAAACTTCAAAAATATTAATGCTGAATTTTGAAAAAGAAATTCCTTTTGATTTTGAAAAAAATATAAAGTTTAATCGAAAGTTTTTAGAATTTCATCCTAATGGCGTAAAATTTACTGCAACAATGAGAAATGGTAAGAACAGGTCGCAGACTTACTATTCTATTGGCGGTGGTTTTATCGTTCAAAAAGAACGAAAGCGAGCAAAAATTCAAGTTGAAAAGTTTCAAGCTTTTCCCTTTCCAATACAAAAAGCAACTGAAATCTTAGAGCATTGTCATGCAGAAAATCTTACGATAAGCGAATTGGTTTATAAAAACGAGTTGTCGCTACGTGACCCAGATAGAATTGATACTAAATTAAAAGCTATTTGGGATGTTATGCTAGACAGCATGTATGTAGGTTGTCATACAAAAGGTATTCTGCCTGGTGGTCTTAATGTCACCCGACGCGCTTTCGATAAACATGAAAAACTTAAAGGTAGCAAACCTTATAATGATGCTTATGAATGGATTGAATCTATTAGAAGTACTGAAGTAAAGTTTAGAGAAATACTTAAATGGGTGTCGTGCTTTGCATTAGCCGTCAATGAAGTTAACGCATCTCTAGGTCGTGTAGTCACAGCTCCGACTAATGGAAGTGCAGGCGTTATACCATCTGTTTTAATGTATTATATGGTTATTGAAAATCATGATGCAAACTTTGATGATGTTAGAAAATTTTTACTGGTTGCTGGAGAAATTGGAAGTCTCTTTAAAAAGAATGCCACAATATCTGCAGCGATGGGTGGTTGTCAAGCAGAGATTGGTGTCTCATCTGCAATGGCTGCAGCGGCATTAACTGAACTTATGGGAGGAACTCCTGAACAGGTATTAATAGCTGCAGAAATAGCTATGGAACACCACTTGGGATTGACTTGTGACCCAATTGGTGGATTGGTTCAAATACCTTGCATCGAACGTAATGCTATGGGTGCAATAAAAGCTATAAGTGCTTCTGAACTTGCATTAGATTCTGACCCAAAAAATGTAAAAGTCCCTCTTGATAAGGTTATACAAACCATGTGGGAAACTGCAAAAGACATGAGTTCCAAATACAAAGAAACCTCTGAAGGTGGATTAGCTGTTGGTGTTAATATGGCAGATTGTTAA
- the panB gene encoding 3-methyl-2-oxobutanoate hydroxymethyltransferase, which translates to MSIAKKQYKRITVKTLVDMKSKGEKISMLTAYDYTMAKIVDGAGIDVILVGDSASNVMAGHETTLPITLDQMIYHASSVIRAAERALVVVDLPFGTYQSDPKEALRSAIRIMKESGGHAVKLEGGKEIKESIKRILNAGIPVMGHLGLTPQSIYKFGTYTVRAKEEQEAQQLKEDALMLEKAGCFAIVLEKIPAALAKEVAESVSIPVIGIGAGDGVDGQVLVLHDMIGMTHEFNPRFLRRYMNLYEEMTNAIGQYVDDVKSSDFPNEKEQY; encoded by the coding sequence ATGTCAATAGCAAAAAAACAATACAAAAGAATTACTGTAAAGACCTTAGTAGATATGAAATCTAAAGGTGAAAAAATTTCAATGCTCACAGCTTATGATTATACCATGGCAAAAATTGTTGATGGTGCTGGTATTGATGTAATTCTCGTTGGTGATTCTGCAAGTAATGTTATGGCTGGTCATGAAACAACTTTACCTATAACACTAGACCAGATGATTTATCATGCATCATCTGTAATAAGGGCTGCTGAACGCGCTTTAGTTGTTGTTGATTTACCTTTCGGAACATACCAAAGTGATCCAAAAGAGGCACTACGTTCTGCTATAAGAATCATGAAAGAATCTGGTGGACATGCCGTAAAGCTTGAAGGTGGAAAAGAAATAAAAGAATCTATTAAAAGGATTTTGAATGCTGGGATTCCCGTAATGGGACACTTAGGATTGACACCTCAATCGATATATAAATTTGGGACTTATACTGTTAGAGCCAAAGAAGAACAAGAAGCACAACAATTGAAAGAAGATGCTTTAATGCTTGAAAAAGCAGGATGTTTTGCTATAGTTTTAGAAAAGATACCAGCTGCTCTGGCAAAAGAAGTTGCAGAAAGTGTTTCGATTCCTGTAATTGGTATTGGTGCTGGTGACGGCGTTGATGGACAAGTATTAGTGTTACACGACATGATTGGCATGACACATGAGTTTAATCCTCGTTTTTTACGCCGATATATGAATTTATATGAAGAAATGACGAATGCAATTGGTCAATATGTAGATGATGTTAAGTCAAGTGACTTTCCAAACGAAAAAGAGCAGTATTAA
- a CDS encoding RluA family pseudouridine synthase, which translates to MSKKIISNKSNLQVIYEDNHIIVANKRAGDIVQGDKTGDKPLSDVVKEYIAEKYNKPGNVYLGVVHRLDRPTTGIVMFAKTSKALPRLNKLFAEKKANKTYWALVKNQPPKTEDRLVNWLRKNPKNNKSTAYKKEIENSKKAILSYKVIKALDNFYLLEVDLETGRHHQIRVQLSGIGCPIKGDLKYGFDRSNKDGSISLHARTLEFIHPVKKEPIFIEAPLPKDALWDACH; encoded by the coding sequence GTGTCTAAAAAAATAATCTCTAATAAATCTAACCTTCAAGTTATCTATGAAGATAACCACATCATAGTTGCAAACAAAAGAGCAGGAGATATTGTACAAGGTGACAAAACTGGAGATAAGCCTTTAAGTGATGTTGTAAAAGAATATATCGCAGAGAAATATAATAAGCCTGGAAACGTCTATTTAGGCGTTGTACATCGATTAGACCGACCTACAACAGGGATTGTCATGTTTGCGAAAACGAGTAAAGCTTTACCTAGGCTAAATAAATTATTTGCTGAAAAGAAAGCTAATAAAACTTATTGGGCTTTGGTAAAAAACCAGCCACCTAAAACTGAAGATAGATTGGTAAATTGGTTACGAAAGAATCCTAAGAACAATAAATCCACAGCTTACAAAAAGGAGATTGAAAATAGTAAGAAAGCTATCTTAAGCTATAAGGTTATTAAAGCACTTGACAACTTTTACTTACTTGAAGTTGACTTAGAAACCGGACGACATCATCAGATACGTGTACAATTATCAGGTATTGGCTGTCCAATCAAAGGTGATTTAAAGTATGGTTTTGACAGAAGTAATAAAGATGGTAGTATAAGTCTTCATGCAAGAACTTTAGAGTTTATTCATCCAGTAAAAAAAGAACCTATTTTCATTGAAGCGCCTCTTCCAAAAGATGCACTTTGGGATGCTTGTCATTAA
- a CDS encoding biotin-dependent carboxyltransferase family protein, whose product MIKVLKSGLFSTIQDKGRFGYGEFGVPKSGAMDLFSFELANTLLSNAVNDAVLEITMIGPKLQFMIDTQIVISGANISPHLNDSLIHNNKVYNVKRNDILSFKVLKSGLHAYVAVKDGFKSNVVLNSRSYFSPITSKAKIEDNDVLRIEQSNLINKSPQTFSKLKPIDYSSNFLDVLKGPEFEKLSDKEKSVLLSSEFQVSNLYSRMAYQLSPLFDNDLESILTGPVLPGTVQLTPSGKLIVLMRDCQTTGGYPRVLQLTESAINLLSQKKARDKIVFKLIE is encoded by the coding sequence ATGATTAAGGTTTTAAAGTCAGGATTATTTTCAACAATTCAAGATAAAGGGCGTTTTGGATATGGAGAATTTGGAGTTCCTAAAAGTGGCGCTATGGATTTGTTTTCATTTGAGTTGGCTAATACTTTGTTGAGCAACGCGGTAAACGATGCTGTGTTAGAGATAACCATGATTGGTCCAAAGCTTCAATTTATGATTGATACTCAAATCGTAATTAGCGGAGCAAATATATCTCCGCATCTTAATGACTCTTTGATTCATAATAACAAAGTTTATAATGTGAAGCGTAATGATATCCTTAGTTTCAAAGTGCTAAAATCAGGTTTACATGCTTACGTTGCTGTTAAAGATGGCTTTAAATCTAATGTGGTTCTTAACAGTCGAAGTTATTTTAGTCCTATTACATCTAAAGCTAAGATTGAGGACAACGATGTATTACGCATAGAGCAATCAAATCTAATTAATAAATCACCTCAGACATTTTCTAAGCTAAAGCCAATAGATTATTCATCTAATTTTTTAGATGTCTTAAAAGGTCCAGAATTTGAGAAATTGTCTGACAAAGAAAAATCGGTGTTACTGTCTTCAGAGTTTCAAGTTTCTAATCTTTATAGTCGTATGGCATATCAACTTTCTCCATTATTTGATAATGATTTAGAATCTATACTTACAGGACCAGTTTTGCCGGGAACAGTACAATTAACACCCTCAGGGAAATTAATTGTATTAATGCGTGATTGCCAAACTACAGGTGGTTACCCAAGAGTTCTTCAACTAACTGAATCAGCAATTAATTTGCTGAGTCAAAAAAAAGCAAGGGATAAGATAGTATTTAAGTTAATAGAATAA
- a CDS encoding DUF2891 domain-containing protein — MKNIFTAFVFLLLLNCNNEKSTKAESSNDVEVTQEEIPNLNLEQANRLVDLPLACVGTEFPYRLGQTLGSVDDLKTPRELHPTFYGCFDWHSAVHGHWSLVSLLRQFPGLKRADEIEAWLLNSISKENILKEVAYFDDKNNKNFERTYGWAWVLKLAEEIHIWDNDIARELEGNLQPLTDLIVDKYLEFLPKLNYPLRVGEHPNTAFGLTFAFDYAVRLKNEQLKSMIEKRARDFYKSDDSCPLSWEPSGSDFLSPCFEEAAIMKRVLPIDEFKTWFEAFIPEAKNKNFDIVVGEVSDRTDGKLVHLDGVNFSRAWSLNYIAKDLPEYSHLKNLANKHINYSLPSIVGDSYEGGHWLGSFAIYALNSIE, encoded by the coding sequence ATGAAAAATATTTTTACTGCTTTTGTATTTCTATTATTGCTGAATTGTAATAATGAAAAATCAACCAAAGCTGAATCTTCTAATGATGTTGAAGTTACTCAAGAAGAAATACCAAATTTAAACTTAGAACAAGCCAATCGCTTAGTAGATTTACCGTTAGCGTGTGTTGGTACAGAATTTCCATACCGATTAGGTCAAACATTAGGTAGTGTAGATGATTTAAAAACACCACGCGAATTACATCCAACATTCTATGGATGCTTTGATTGGCATTCTGCGGTTCATGGACATTGGAGTTTAGTTAGTTTATTGCGTCAATTCCCAGGATTAAAGCGAGCAGACGAGATTGAAGCGTGGTTGCTAAACAGTATTTCAAAAGAAAATATACTAAAAGAAGTGGCGTATTTTGATGATAAAAACAATAAGAATTTTGAACGTACCTATGGTTGGGCTTGGGTATTAAAATTAGCAGAAGAAATTCATATTTGGGATAATGATATTGCACGAGAATTGGAGGGGAATCTCCAACCTTTAACAGATTTAATTGTAGATAAATACCTTGAGTTTTTGCCAAAACTGAATTATCCTTTACGCGTTGGAGAGCATCCGAATACTGCTTTCGGGTTAACATTTGCCTTTGATTATGCTGTTAGATTAAAAAATGAGCAATTAAAATCTATGATTGAAAAACGTGCTCGTGATTTTTATAAATCTGATGATAGTTGTCCATTAAGTTGGGAGCCGAGTGGTTCAGATTTTTTATCACCATGCTTTGAGGAAGCCGCTATCATGAAACGTGTTTTGCCAATAGATGAATTTAAAACTTGGTTCGAAGCTTTTATACCAGAAGCAAAAAACAAAAATTTTGACATTGTTGTTGGCGAGGTTTCAGATAGAACTGATGGAAAATTAGTGCATTTGGACGGTGTTAACTTTTCTCGTGCATGGAGTTTGAATTATATAGCTAAAGATTTACCCGAATATTCACATTTGAAAAATTTAGCAAACAAACACATCAATTATTCCTTACCAAGTATTGTCGGTGATAGTTATGAAGGTGGACATTGGCTTGGTAGTTTTGCGATTTATGCATTGAATTCAATCGAATAA
- the pxpA gene encoding 5-oxoprolinase subunit PxpA, whose product MSSNLKIDINADVGEGLGNEMSLMPYLSSCNIACGGHAGDFETMKAVVRLAKKHQVKIGAHPSFPDKENFGRLDMKLTSEVLFDSLKYQVEDLLIVLKSENLEMHHIKPHGALYNLAAKDEEIAKVILEVITSFSKPLKLYAPYNSVISKLAKQENIEVVFEGFADRNYNEDLSLVSRQKKDALITKKDTVFQHVFKMISEQKVNTINGVEVDLIVDTVCVHGDTTNASVILEYLHRNLKANTIKIL is encoded by the coding sequence ATGTCATCTAATCTAAAAATAGATATCAATGCCGATGTTGGCGAAGGTTTGGGTAATGAGATGAGCTTAATGCCTTATTTATCCTCATGTAATATTGCATGTGGTGGTCATGCAGGTGACTTTGAGACTATGAAAGCTGTTGTGCGATTAGCTAAGAAACATCAAGTAAAAATAGGAGCACATCCGTCTTTTCCTGATAAGGAGAATTTTGGACGCTTAGATATGAAGCTGACTTCGGAAGTATTATTTGATAGTTTAAAATATCAAGTTGAAGATTTACTAATCGTCTTAAAATCCGAAAACTTAGAAATGCACCATATTAAACCTCATGGCGCTTTATATAATTTGGCAGCTAAAGATGAAGAAATTGCTAAAGTAATTTTGGAGGTCATAACCTCTTTTTCTAAGCCATTAAAATTGTACGCGCCATATAATTCTGTTATTTCTAAATTGGCAAAACAAGAAAATATTGAAGTTGTTTTTGAAGGTTTTGCAGATAGAAATTACAACGAAGATTTGTCGCTGGTTTCACGTCAAAAAAAAGACGCTTTAATCACTAAAAAAGACACTGTTTTTCAACACGTCTTTAAGATGATTTCAGAACAAAAAGTCAATACCATAAATGGAGTAGAGGTGGACTTGATAGTTGATACAGTTTGTGTTCATGGAGATACAACAAATGCTTCGGTTATTTTAGAATATTTACACCGTAATTTAAAAGCCAATACTATTAAAATATTATAA
- a CDS encoding Nramp family divalent metal transporter → MKDFFKNIGPGPLVAAAFIGPGTVTLCTIAGVNFGYALLWAMVLSVLATVVLQEMSARLGVITQKGLSETIRGEVKSPIIRTVIIILILSAIVIGNAAYEAGNISGGALGVKTLFGTPEFQVLSRSIDVWPIIIGLIAFTVLYIGNYKIIERALVFMVILMSLVFLITAVITKPNILEVLKGMFVPQFPDNSILTIIGLIGTTVVPYNIFLHASLAKTKWKSESDLSFARKDTIIAVVLGGVVSMCIIISASSVSFQEISNASDLALGLQPLFGDFAKYFLAIGLFSAGVTSAITAPLAAAFVASGCLGWGSDLKSKRFRLVWIFILFLGVLFSSIGFKSIEIIKFAQVANGLLLPVIAGVLLWIMNKSSILGKYKNSSLQNILGFLILTVAVFLGAKTILSVFNVI, encoded by the coding sequence ATGAAGGATTTCTTCAAAAATATTGGTCCAGGACCTTTAGTTGCTGCAGCCTTTATTGGCCCAGGTACCGTAACATTATGCACAATTGCAGGTGTTAACTTTGGTTATGCTTTATTGTGGGCGATGGTTTTATCTGTGTTGGCTACTGTCGTATTACAAGAAATGTCAGCTCGATTAGGCGTTATAACTCAAAAAGGATTGTCAGAGACGATCCGTGGAGAGGTTAAAAGCCCAATTATAAGAACTGTAATTATAATCCTTATTTTATCTGCTATTGTTATTGGTAATGCTGCTTATGAAGCAGGAAATATTTCCGGTGGTGCTCTAGGTGTAAAAACACTTTTTGGTACACCAGAGTTTCAAGTTTTGAGTCGTAGTATCGATGTGTGGCCAATTATAATTGGTCTTATTGCTTTTACAGTATTGTATATTGGGAATTATAAAATCATTGAGCGTGCCTTGGTTTTTATGGTCATACTCATGAGTTTGGTTTTTTTGATTACAGCAGTTATAACTAAGCCAAATATTTTGGAAGTTCTAAAAGGTATGTTTGTGCCGCAGTTTCCTGATAATAGTATTCTAACCATAATTGGCTTGATAGGCACTACAGTAGTACCGTATAATATTTTCTTGCATGCGTCATTAGCAAAAACAAAATGGAAGTCTGAATCCGACTTATCCTTTGCTAGAAAAGATACCATTATAGCTGTTGTTTTGGGCGGAGTAGTATCTATGTGTATTATTATTTCGGCATCGTCTGTTTCATTTCAAGAGATTAGTAATGCTTCAGATTTGGCACTCGGTTTGCAACCACTATTTGGAGATTTTGCGAAATACTTTTTAGCGATTGGTTTGTTTTCTGCTGGAGTTACAAGTGCTATTACTGCACCTTTAGCAGCTGCCTTTGTTGCTTCTGGTTGTTTAGGTTGGGGAAGCGATCTAAAATCAAAACGGTTTCGATTAGTTTGGATTTTTATACTGTTTTTAGGTGTTTTGTTTTCTTCTATAGGATTTAAATCTATTGAAATTATAAAATTCGCACAAGTAGCTAATGGACTTTTATTGCCTGTTATTGCTGGAGTTTTACTTTGGATTATGAATAAATCTAGTATTTTGGGCAAGTATAAAAATTCTTCACTTCAGAATATATTAGGTTTTTTAATATTGACAGTAGCCGTCTTTTTGGGTGCAAAAACAATCTTAAGCGTATTTAATGTCATCTAA
- a CDS encoding 3-methyl-2-oxobutanoate hydroxymethyltransferase, with protein sequence MKKLLFSLTLLCFCSFSYTQSEEETQVKQTIIDFFEAFHKQDTVKLKSMAKGNINMQSISVNKEGKTRLDENDYSSFMKNIAGIPKDKKFEEKLLDFKIRIDGKMANAWTAYEFWFDENFSHCGVNSFQLVKEDKDWKIIYLVDTRRRQGCKALSKS encoded by the coding sequence ATGAAAAAACTTCTGTTTAGCCTAACATTACTATGTTTCTGTTCGTTTTCCTATACGCAAAGTGAAGAAGAAACTCAAGTGAAACAAACAATTATTGATTTTTTTGAAGCATTCCACAAACAGGATACTGTTAAGCTTAAGTCTATGGCTAAGGGAAACATAAATATGCAATCTATTTCCGTCAACAAAGAAGGTAAAACTCGTTTGGACGAAAATGATTATAGTAGTTTTATGAAAAATATAGCTGGAATACCTAAAGATAAAAAGTTCGAAGAAAAGCTTCTAGATTTCAAAATTCGTATTGATGGAAAAATGGCAAATGCTTGGACAGCTTATGAATTTTGGTTTGATGAAAATTTTAGCCATTGCGGTGTAAATTCTTTTCAGCTAGTAAAAGAAGATAAAGATTGGAAGATTATCTATTTGGTAGATACAAGACGACGTCAAGGTTGTAAAGCACTTTCAAAAAGCTAG